In Vicinamibacteria bacterium, the DNA window CGGCATAGCTCAGCTGGAGCAACGATCGGTCCCAGAACAGCTCCCCCGTCCAGTCCGAGACCCTTTGCCCGGCGACGGTGCCTCGAGCCAGGGTCACGGTGCCCTGGAGGATCTTGTTCTCGGGCTCGATGGTAAGGCCCCCCCGGAGCTCGAAGTCTCCGCTCGCCAGGGAGGGGCCGCTCCGGACGCCGACGATCGTTTGGATCGCTCGGCCGACGTCTCCCTGGGTCACGATGTCGAAGCGTCCCCGCGGGGCGCCGGCAAAACTAATCTTGCCCGTTAGACGAGCTTCGCCGAATTCCGAACGCACCACCGCTTCGCGCATCAACAGCTCTCGGGCTACGATCTCGAAATCGGCGGATACGGAAGCCGATAGCGGCTCGTGGTCCTTGATGGCGAGCCGGCCATTCTCGTAGACGAGGCTGCCCTCGTAGCGGTCCTGCCCCCTTCGCGCGAGATCGAGATTGACGTTCTCCGCCGTCAGATGCCACGGCACCCTCTCGTTGTCGAGGACGATCGCGGCGTTCGTGACGGAGACGGTCTCGGCCACGAACGAAAGGCTCGGGGAGCCGAGCTCCAAGGGCTCACGTCCCACCGGCAAGGCCAAACCGCCGTCCGTCTCGACCAATCGAAGCGAAAGCTCATCGATGGAGAGCTCATCCCAATGGAGCTCCTGGCTCAGGATCGCGGCGAGACGGAGCCTCCCGCGGACATGACCGACATGAAGCCACGGATTCTCCGCGTCGGGGCCCACGTTCACGTCCCGGATCTCGAAGGCGTAGCCGGTTAGATCTAGGTCGATTGACCCAACTCGGGCATAACCTCCTGATAATCGTCTCAATTCTGACTCCAGACTGGAGCGGAGCATTTCAGGGTAGTCAAAGAGTGCCAAGTAGATGGCGCCGAGGAGCACCACGGCCGCCATCACAGACGCGACCGCGGCAATGATCCAACCGAGGATTCGTACCAGGCGACGCCGACGCTGGATCTTCATAGGCTAATATACCTAACTATTGGGAGGCGGGAGGCCGGTCGAGAACCATCAATTTCTCCCGGGCTTCCACGGTCTGGCCTTCCTCAACCGAGAGATCCACGACGAACCCGTCGTTCGGAGCGCGGATCTCGTTTTGCATCTTCATGGCTTCGAACAGCAATAGTCCCTGACCGGCCCTGACCGAGTCACCCACGGCGACGAAGAGCCGGGCAATCTTGCCTGGCATCGGCGCCTTCAGCTCCGTGCGACCGCCGGACACCCGAGCGGCGTGGCGGTCGGCGTCCACGCCCTCGTTCGGGCCGAAGACGAATCGCTCCTGTCCCACAATAACGTGAATCTCGTCATCGTCGCGCTCCACGGTGGTCTCGAAAGTACCCTCTGCGCTCGTGACCGCAAGCACCTTGGAGCCACTCTCGAGCACGAGAACGTCGAGTACCGGATCGTCACAGGTGACGCGATACCCTCCGTCGGTACGCCGGACGCGAAGCTCATGCGAGGTGTCGAGCGAGAGGCTCCGGATTTTGATGGCCCCGCTCATGGCTCAAAATCTCCCATCGGTCTGCTCTCTCAATCCCACGAGCTTCCAGGCGGAGCGGTCTGATTGGAGGCTACGGGATGGTTGGCTGCGGGCCATGTGGGCGTTCACGGCGGCCGCGGCGAGGGCCGCCGCGACAACCTGT includes these proteins:
- a CDS encoding biotin/lipoyl-containing protein — protein: MSGAIKIRSLSLDTSHELRVRRTDGGYRVTCDDPVLDVLVLESGSKVLAVTSAEGTFETTVERDDDEIHVIVGQERFVFGPNEGVDADRHAARVSGGRTELKAPMPGKIARLFVAVGDSVRAGQGLLLFEAMKMQNEIRAPNDGFVVDLSVEEGQTVEAREKLMVLDRPPASQ